The genomic stretch TTCCAGGTTTCATTGGATGATAGAATTCGCTTATTTGAACAGCTTTATCAGACATTTCTTCCTGAACATGTGGATCACTCCAACCCGGAATATGTACAGAAATTTAAAAAATCTATTGATAAAAAATACAGAGACAACAGAGATTATCTGGAATCTGTGCTCCGCCAGCATGACTACAGTGAAATAGAAAATTTTATTCAGCCATTTATAACAAGGTCAGAAAATATAAGAGAACTAACCTCTTCAATAAAAAATACAAAAACAGGTTCTGCATTCATTATTTTATTACAGGATTATGTTCACATGAATATGAACCGTATTTTCTTAACAAAAGCAAGAATGCATGAGTTCGTTATTTATTTTTTCATGTTCAAAACCTACAATTCGATAAAACACAGAAAGCAAAATGCAGAAGCCTAAAATTCAAAACATTATCAATAATATTATAATCCAAATTGATCAAAACATCTCTATTTTCTCAGATGCTTCAATGGAATATGGAAAAATGGGAGCTGCTTTATTGTATTACTACTGTTATAAACATTTTGATCATAAAGAATTTTTGGATAAAGGAGAGCTGATGATTGAAGAATCTATTCATCTTATTTCTAAAATTTCAGAGAATAATGAATATATTCCTAAATACAAAGGGGATTCTGTTGCTCAAACACTAGCAAGTTTCGGTAAGGGCCTGATGTTTATTCAAAATAATTTTGATCTTGAATATGACTTTTCCGAGTATTATGAATATCTCAATGATACCCTGCATGAAACGGTAAAACAGGAACTGGAAAGGAGAGATTATGACTACTTCAGTGGAAGTCTTGCAAGTGCCTATTATTTTCTTAACCGATATATTCATGATAAAGATCCTTATGCCCAGCAAGTTTTAAATGAAATTACCATATCCATCATTGATAATGCGGTTATTCTTAACCAAGAAGAAGTCTATTGGCCTTCTCCTAGCTATAATAATCAGGTTTATCTGGGACTTTCACATGGTTCTGCAATGATTATTAACTTCCTGACTAAGATCTATGAACATGGAATTCTGGAAACGGAAAATGAAAGATTCAAAGATATCTTATATAAGGCAGTTAATTTTTTAATGAAACAAAAAAGAAATCAAATCAATGGTTTTTTCCCTTATAGATACCCGAATTCTGAAATATTGTCTGAAACTCAGTTATCCATGTGCTACGGAGATCTGGGGATACTGTATGCATTATATAATGCGGCTAAAAAATTCCAATTAGAGGAATTTGAAGATGATATTGTAAATATGCTGTATGAAAGTTCACAACGGAAACTAAAACACAGTCATACTCAGGATTCAAGCATTCTTTATGGTTGTTCGGGTCTTTATTATATGTTTGCTGATCTTTATCATAGAACCTCTGAAAAAGTCTATGCTGAAACAGCTCAATATTGGTACGGCCAAATCACTTCTTACTGGAATGCTGATAAAAAAACACTAGCCGGTTTTCAATTTGATTATGAAGGTGATCAGCAGATTCATCCTTCAGCAAAATATTCTTTTTTTTGGGGAATTGCCGGAATTGGAATTACCTTGATGCAAGGCAGCAATAAACAGCTTCCTTCTCCCAACGAATTATTATTAACCGGAATATAGCTTATGAAATTCATTCCTCAACATGATCAAATGGATTGCGGGCCTGCTTGTCTTTCAATGATTGCCTCTCATTACGGACGAGATATCAGCCTTCAATATATACGGGAGAGGTCCTACCTTACCCGTGAAGGGGTGTCTTTGCTTGGATTACATGAAGCCGCTACTGAATTAGGATTTGAAGCAATGGGAGTTCAATTACCCGTTGAAGATTTAGAATCCCTTCCACTTCCTTGTATCATCCATTGGAATCAAAATCATTTTGTTGTTTTACAAGGAATTAAAAAAAGTATATTCGGTAAAAAAAAAACGTACAAGATTGTTGACCCCGGTCATGGATTCATTTCTTTTAATGAAGACAGGTTTAAAAATAGCTGGCTCGATAATGCAGAATCCGGTATAGCCTTACTTCTGGAACCTGAGGAAAAGTTTTATAAAAACACCCATCAGAATACTCAGGATCATATTTCTTATAAAGAACTGATATCTTACCTCCTTCCCTATAAAAAACAACTGTTTTTATTATTCTTTTTATTGATATTAGGGGCTTCAACTACTCTTATTTTCCCTATTCTTACACAAAAACTTATAGATAATGGCGTCAATAAAAAGGATATCAACCTGATTGGAATAATCCTCCTAGCCCAGTTAGCTTTTTTTTCGGGAAACATCATATTTGAAATTATCAGAAACTGGATTACCCTGAAGATCGGTACTACAATCAGCATACAAATTATCTCAGATTTTCTCAAACGACTTTTACGTCTTCCTATAAAATTTTTTGACACCCGCCTTTTAGGAGACTTTAGCCAACGGATTCAGGATCATGAAAGAATCGAACAGTTTTTAACATCACAAAGTATTCTGACACTATTTTCTTTAATCACTTTCTCTGTCTTTTTCGGAGTTTTATGTTACTATGATTACAGAATCATGCTTGTCTATATTGTCCTGACTTCTATCTCTGTAATATGGTCACTTTTCTGGCTGAAAAAGAGAGAAATTGTAGATTATTTCAAATTTCATCAGCGCGGGGAAAATCAAGAAACCATATATGAGATTATCAACGGTGTTTCTGAAATGAAATTAAATCAATATGAAGATCTGAAAAGAAAAGAATGGGAAAATATACAACAGAAACTCTTTAAAACTAATTTGAGAATACTGAAAATCAACCAAATTCAATTGTCCGGTTTTGAAATCCTTAACCAATCTAAAAATATCCTTGTTACTTTTCTTGCTGCCTATTTTGTGGTGATTGATTCGATGTCTCTGGGAACCTTATTAAGTATCTCATATATTATAGGGCAGATGAATAGTCCTGTTAATCAGTTAGTCAATTTTTTCCGCTCTCTACAGGAAGCAAAATTGAGTCTTACCAGACTTAACGAAGTTCAAAATCACCCTCAGGAAGAACAAACAGGATTACAACCATTGCGTATTCATCATACTGTTTTTACAGAAACCGGAATTCAATACGGAATTCGTTTTGATCATGTATCATTTCAATATGAAGGACCTAAATCCCCATTTGTATTAAAAGATATTGATCTTTTTATTCCCCAGGGCAAAATAACAGCTATCGTAGGGGCAAGCGGCAGTGGTAAAACAACATTGATGAAACTTCTCTTAAAATTTTATGATCCCACAGATGGAAAAATATACTACAATGATCAGAATGCCTACGATCTGTCTCCTAAAAGCATAAGAGAAAACAGTGGAGCCGTGATGCAGGACGGATATATTTTTTCGGATACTATCGAACGGAATATTGCTACCGGAGATGAAATAATTGATGATAACCGAATGCAGCATGCGATCAATGTAGCCAATATCAAAAGTTTTATAGATGGGCTTCCGTTAGGTCTCCGTACAAAAATTGGCGCTGCCGGTAATGGAATATCCGGAGGACAGAAACAGCGAATTTTAATTGCAAGAGCTGTATACAAAAATCCACACTATATTTTTTTTGATGAAGCTACATCAGCTCTTGATGCTGATAATGAAAGAATCATCCATAATAACCTTCAATCATTTTTTATGGGAAAAACGGTAGTTATTATTGCCCACCGCCTGTCTACCGTTAAAAATGCAGATCAGATCATTGTTCTTAAAAATGGTCATATTGTAGAGCAGGGAAATCACAGACAATTGGTAGAGACAAAAAAGGAATATTACAACCTGGTTAAAAACCAATTGGAATTGGGGAATTAAACCTTACTTTATTTTAGCTTTATTTTGAATAATACATTCATCGTATTTTACAATATTTTCTTTCCATAGTTTCCTTTGCCTGAAAATCCTGGATTTTAATTTATATTCTCAAAAATTCAGCAGATTATACTGATTACTCTTGAAATCTGCTTCATCTGCAAAATCTGTATGAGAAAAAATTCATAAACACTATTAAGACTCCATCAGGAGAACACTCCTTTACGGTTTCCCGTAATGTTCTTCACCCTGTTGTTCGTAGTTTCGAGCATTATAAAACAAAGTGTTTTTATAATCTCATTCAAAACAACTGATACATTATGAATAAAAAAACAACTCCTGCAGATCTCTTTTTGGGAATTCTTGCCTTATTACTCATCAGCGTAAGTTTTTACCAAACCTGGCTTGGATTACAGCAAATCTTTGGCCCGGCATCATTTGTCATTGCTTTGGTTTTATCATTGCTCCTCCTTTTTCTATGTTGGATGCTGAGAAGTGCCAAAATGGAAGGTAAACCTACCGGAAGCCTGGTGGGTATTTATATTTTCATTGCCTCTTTTTGCTTCATAGCCAATTTTAATGCCCTGTACACCAGGTTTATGAAAACTGATATTTATACGGATGAACTTCGTGATATCAATAAGAATTTCACAACCCTTGAAAACGACGTGGAATCAAAACTAAGCTACAAATACAACAAAGCAACCACTCAAAACATTGAGATCAAGAAGAAGCAGATGATGGAGCAGATCAAAGATCCTGGAAATAAAGGAATAGGAACCCGTGCTCAGCTTTTGATTAAGGATATCGAAAGATTAACAGGTCAA from Chryseobacterium indologenes encodes the following:
- a CDS encoding lanthionine synthetase LanC family protein, which translates into the protein MQKPKIQNIINNIIIQIDQNISIFSDASMEYGKMGAALLYYYCYKHFDHKEFLDKGELMIEESIHLISKISENNEYIPKYKGDSVAQTLASFGKGLMFIQNNFDLEYDFSEYYEYLNDTLHETVKQELERRDYDYFSGSLASAYYFLNRYIHDKDPYAQQVLNEITISIIDNAVILNQEEVYWPSPSYNNQVYLGLSHGSAMIINFLTKIYEHGILETENERFKDILYKAVNFLMKQKRNQINGFFPYRYPNSEILSETQLSMCYGDLGILYALYNAAKKFQLEEFEDDIVNMLYESSQRKLKHSHTQDSSILYGCSGLYYMFADLYHRTSEKVYAETAQYWYGQITSYWNADKKTLAGFQFDYEGDQQIHPSAKYSFFWGIAGIGITLMQGSNKQLPSPNELLLTGI
- a CDS encoding peptidase domain-containing ABC transporter, with product MKFIPQHDQMDCGPACLSMIASHYGRDISLQYIRERSYLTREGVSLLGLHEAATELGFEAMGVQLPVEDLESLPLPCIIHWNQNHFVVLQGIKKSIFGKKKTYKIVDPGHGFISFNEDRFKNSWLDNAESGIALLLEPEEKFYKNTHQNTQDHISYKELISYLLPYKKQLFLLFFLLILGASTTLIFPILTQKLIDNGVNKKDINLIGIILLAQLAFFSGNIIFEIIRNWITLKIGTTISIQIISDFLKRLLRLPIKFFDTRLLGDFSQRIQDHERIEQFLTSQSILTLFSLITFSVFFGVLCYYDYRIMLVYIVLTSISVIWSLFWLKKREIVDYFKFHQRGENQETIYEIINGVSEMKLNQYEDLKRKEWENIQQKLFKTNLRILKINQIQLSGFEILNQSKNILVTFLAAYFVVIDSMSLGTLLSISYIIGQMNSPVNQLVNFFRSLQEAKLSLTRLNEVQNHPQEEQTGLQPLRIHHTVFTETGIQYGIRFDHVSFQYEGPKSPFVLKDIDLFIPQGKITAIVGASGSGKTTLMKLLLKFYDPTDGKIYYNDQNAYDLSPKSIRENSGAVMQDGYIFSDTIERNIATGDEIIDDNRMQHAINVANIKSFIDGLPLGLRTKIGAAGNGISGGQKQRILIARAVYKNPHYIFFDEATSALDADNERIIHNNLQSFFMGKTVVIIAHRLSTVKNADQIIVLKNGHIVEQGNHRQLVETKKEYYNLVKNQLELGN